The following proteins are encoded in a genomic region of Oncorhynchus kisutch isolate 150728-3 linkage group LG4, Okis_V2, whole genome shotgun sequence:
- the LOC109888618 gene encoding cortexin-1-like, with translation MNDVPTLDYELLLSPGPSLPGAPSSPPLVGGDAEQRTAFAFVGLLMLFLVFLLVRCFRILLDPYSRMPSSSWTEHKEGAERGQFDYALV, from the coding sequence ATGAATGATGTCCCCACTCTAGACTATGAGCTGCTGCTGTCCCCTGGGCCCTCCCTCCCTGGGGCCCCCAGCAGTCCTCCTCTGGTGGGGGGTGACGCAGAGCAGAGGACGGCCTTTGCCTTCGTGGGGCTCCTCATGCTCTTCCTTGTCTTCCTGCTGGTGCGCTGCTTCCGCATCCTGCTGGACCCCTACAGCCGCATGCCATCCTCCTCCTGGACCGAACACAAAGAGGGTGCAGAGAGGGGGCAGTTTGACTACGCCCTGGTCTAg